In a single window of the Chondrocystis sp. NIES-4102 genome:
- a CDS encoding phosphate ABC transporter periplasmic phosphate-binding protein produces MSYKKKGWKAAGIMVATAVSVALIAPAVKSQSSPTIKIDGSSTVYPITEAVAEEFQIQNQGATQVTVGVSGTGGGFKKFCSEDEAVRTDISNASRQIEEDEIAACEAAGVEYIEIPVAYDALTVVAHPDNPIESMTVEELNKIWGPESEGEITNWSQVNPQWPDAEFSLFGPGADSGTFDSFTKEINGEEGASRTDYTPSEDDNVLVQGVSSDPNGLGYFGYSYYQENKDQLKAIAIDNGNGAVIPSEETVRDGSYQPLSRVVYIYVNAASADKPEVAGFVDFYLTNAEALVPEVGSVPLTAEEYQQGIARFQNKETGTTAAAE; encoded by the coding sequence ATGAGTTATAAGAAAAAAGGCTGGAAAGCAGCAGGTATTATGGTTGCTACTGCTGTATCTGTAGCTTTAATAGCCCCTGCCGTTAAATCTCAAAGTAGTCCTACTATTAAAATTGATGGTTCTAGTACCGTATATCCTATCACTGAAGCTGTTGCCGAAGAATTCCAGATTCAAAACCAAGGTGCAACACAAGTAACTGTGGGTGTATCTGGTACTGGCGGTGGATTTAAAAAATTCTGTTCAGAAGATGAAGCGGTACGCACAGATATTTCTAATGCTTCGCGTCAAATAGAAGAAGACGAAATAGCTGCCTGTGAAGCTGCAGGTGTGGAATATATTGAAATTCCTGTAGCCTATGATGCTCTAACTGTGGTTGCTCATCCCGACAACCCAATTGAGAGTATGACAGTTGAAGAACTAAATAAAATTTGGGGCCCTGAGTCTGAAGGTGAAATCACTAATTGGAGTCAAGTTAATCCCCAATGGCCTGATGCAGAATTTTCTTTATTTGGCCCAGGTGCTGATTCTGGAACTTTTGATAGCTTTACCAAAGAAATTAATGGTGAAGAAGGTGCAAGCCGTACCGATTATACTCCTAGCGAAGACGATAACGTTTTAGTTCAGGGTGTATCTAGTGATCCTAATGGGTTGGGCTATTTTGGATATTCCTATTATCAAGAAAACAAAGACCAATTAAAAGCGATCGCGATCGATAATGGCAACGGTGCTGTAATTCCCTCGGAGGAAACTGTCCGTGATGGTTCTTATCAACCTTTATCGCGTGTAGTTTATATCTATGTTAACGCTGCTTCGGCGGATAAACCTGAAGTTGCAGGATTTGTGGACTTTTATTTAACTAATGCGGAAGCTTTAGTACCTGAAGTCGGTTCTGTTCCTTTGACTGCCGAAGAATACCAACAAGGAATTGCTCGTTTTCAAAACAAGGAAACTGGGACAACTGCTGCTGCTGAATAA